A genomic window from Leptospiraceae bacterium includes:
- a CDS encoding acyltransferase, whose amino-acid sequence MKYFDLLKQVFFTRKGELRSLNGLRALAILLVLLHHIQPLLENIPNTNPIIHHFFGNFVSGVDLFFILSGYLISKELQNTWNKYGKIDFKNFYLKRTLRIFPAYYFFLTVIFVIYTIIINNPKFQTLPQYKDIIKVYSWWPMDFIYMSDYFKGIHIHTWSLSVEEKFYLVLPFFVHFIYFRLAKKSRLYTLSLLYFLPLLFRFITFYNTDFSLEGYRIYYTHYPIHARFDALLLGIILMELHTNWNILAFLHDKVFLRFQLYLISFFILFLSHIVDTSKVNSIYFQVLNYNGFDIGFAILFLLCLDENSIISKVMSFQIFTPIARLSYTIYLWHIHIFITATNGTQISKKVIEKGTITWLEFGTVFLYGVLVIMIWSFFLYAIVEAPFLYLKERLKKTT is encoded by the coding sequence ATGAAATATTTTGATTTGTTGAAGCAGGTTTTTTTTACTCGTAAGGGAGAATTACGTTCTCTCAATGGCTTAAGGGCTCTCGCAATACTTTTAGTTTTATTACACCATATTCAACCTTTATTAGAAAATATACCAAATACTAATCCTATAATACATCATTTTTTTGGAAATTTTGTATCCGGTGTTGATTTGTTTTTTATATTAAGTGGTTATTTGATTTCTAAAGAATTGCAAAATACATGGAACAAATACGGGAAGATTGATTTTAAAAATTTTTATTTAAAAAGGACCTTACGAATTTTTCCTGCATACTATTTCTTTTTGACTGTTATTTTTGTGATATATACGATAATAATTAATAATCCAAAGTTTCAGACTCTGCCTCAGTATAAAGATATAATCAAAGTCTATTCGTGGTGGCCGATGGATTTTATTTATATGTCTGATTATTTCAAAGGGATACATATTCATACCTGGTCTTTGTCGGTAGAAGAAAAATTTTATTTGGTTCTTCCTTTTTTTGTTCATTTTATATATTTTAGATTAGCAAAAAAGAGTAGGCTTTATACCTTATCTTTACTGTATTTTCTTCCTCTTCTATTTCGATTTATTACTTTTTATAATACCGATTTTTCCCTGGAAGGATATCGTATTTATTATACACACTATCCAATACATGCCAGGTTTGATGCTCTGCTGCTGGGGATAATTCTCATGGAACTTCATACAAATTGGAATATTCTTGCATTCTTACATGATAAAGTTTTTCTAAGATTTCAGCTATACCTTATATCCTTCTTTATTTTATTTCTAAGTCATATTGTAGATACTTCCAAAGTAAATTCTATTTATTTTCAAGTCTTGAATTATAATGGATTTGATATTGGGTTTGCTATTTTATTTTTACTGTGTCTGGATGAAAACTCCATTATTTCTAAAGTAATGAGTTTTCAAATTTTTACTCCGATAGCCAGATTAAGTTATACAATCTATTTATGGCATATCCATATTTTTATTACTGCAACTAATGGCACGCAAATTTCCAAAAAAGTCATTGAAAAGGGAACAATTACCTGGCTGGAGTTCGGAACAGTTTTTTTATACGGAGTGCTTGTTATTATGATCTGGTCATTTTTTCTCTATGCTATTGTAGAAGCTCCCTTTTTATATTTGAAAGAGAGGTTAAAGAAAACGACTTAG
- the tsaD gene encoding tRNA (adenosine(37)-N6)-threonylcarbamoyltransferase complex transferase subunit TsaD: MIGLGIETSCDETSLSLVEDGKKLLGLKIFSQIALHKKFKGVVPEIASRAHLEKINLLFEELKEETFLKPESLSYVAVTSRPGLMGSLMIGAQFARCLSLVHSIPIITVDHLEAHLAAIYLENKEPLFPFLGVLLSGGNSSIYLVKNFGEMDLLGDTMDDALGEAFDKVSMILGLSYPGGPEIERRAGEYVPLNDEKRLFPELLKDLPVNKIQFSYSGIKTGVLYYSRKVSLKEREISKICYHFQNTAFQLVEKNIKRAVKKTGIRRVVAAGGVLANDTLKARLKKLAGKENIQISYPERKVLCTDNGAMVASLGYYLFQKQKIDKIDFKVSPNRQIYT; this comes from the coding sequence ATGATCGGTCTGGGCATAGAAACAAGCTGTGATGAAACTTCTTTGAGTCTTGTGGAGGATGGAAAAAAACTTTTAGGGCTTAAGATTTTTAGCCAGATTGCTTTGCATAAGAAATTTAAAGGAGTCGTTCCTGAAATTGCTTCAAGAGCTCATCTCGAGAAGATCAACCTACTATTTGAAGAGTTGAAAGAAGAGACTTTTTTAAAACCTGAAAGTCTATCTTATGTGGCTGTTACCAGCAGACCGGGTTTAATGGGTTCTTTGATGATAGGAGCACAATTCGCCCGTTGTTTGTCCCTGGTTCATTCCATACCGATTATTACTGTGGATCATCTGGAAGCCCATCTGGCAGCTATTTATTTAGAAAATAAAGAACCACTTTTCCCTTTTTTAGGGGTTTTATTGTCGGGGGGGAATTCTTCTATATACCTTGTAAAAAATTTTGGAGAAATGGACTTATTGGGAGATACAATGGATGATGCCCTGGGAGAAGCCTTTGATAAAGTTTCGATGATTCTTGGTTTGTCTTATCCGGGAGGGCCTGAAATCGAAAGACGTGCGGGAGAATATGTTCCTCTAAACGACGAAAAACGTTTGTTTCCGGAACTTTTAAAGGATTTGCCCGTCAACAAAATTCAATTTTCTTACAGTGGAATTAAAACGGGAGTACTATATTACAGCAGAAAAGTCTCTCTCAAGGAAAGGGAAATTTCTAAAATCTGCTATCATTTTCAAAATACTGCATTTCAATTGGTAGAAAAGAATATAAAAAGAGCGGTTAAAAAAACAGGTATTCGTAGAGTGGTTGCAGCAGGCGGGGTCCTGGCAAATGATACCCTGAAAGCTCGATTGAAGAAGCTGGCAGGAAAGGAAAATATTCAGATTTCTTATCCGGAACGGAAAGTGCTGTGTACGGATAATGGGGCTATGGTTGCCAGTCTGGGATATTACCTTTTTCAAAAACAAAAAATAGATAAAATTGACTTTAAAGTGAGTCCAAATAGGCAGATATATACATGA
- a CDS encoding fused MFS/spermidine synthase — MFKKNSVYNSIEVVKQGNYLSLYFVNQGHRYLESRSDLSNPEVLPVLYNRLMSTGFLYTPKQDSLLMLGLGGGGVSNYLHRHMPNLNLDLVDIDSEVVSCAIKYFGVKEDSKQKIYISDAKKFLAGSQKKYDVILGDTYRGGYIPTELMTEEYFRLLKSHLQDEGCFVSNLHYGTKSFTLIYSRLRKVFPLHEMYSLGARHAVVLISCNNLSQKKYASWERAQDLQKKYNFYYPLTELFRKRDKLPALKP, encoded by the coding sequence TTGTTTAAAAAAAACAGTGTCTATAATTCGATAGAGGTTGTAAAGCAGGGTAATTATCTAAGCCTGTATTTTGTAAATCAAGGACATCGCTATCTCGAATCCCGCTCGGATCTTTCGAATCCTGAGGTCTTGCCTGTTTTATACAACCGCCTTATGTCTACCGGTTTTTTGTATACTCCGAAACAGGATTCCCTTCTAATGCTCGGACTCGGAGGCGGCGGAGTTTCTAATTATTTACACAGGCATATGCCAAATTTAAATCTGGATCTGGTGGATATTGATTCGGAGGTTGTTTCCTGTGCTATAAAATATTTTGGTGTCAAAGAGGATTCTAAACAAAAAATATACATTTCGGATGCTAAGAAGTTTCTGGCTGGATCTCAAAAGAAATATGATGTTATTCTTGGTGATACCTATAGGGGAGGTTATATCCCTACCGAATTGATGACTGAAGAATACTTTCGTCTGCTCAAGTCACACCTTCAGGATGAGGGTTGCTTTGTGAGTAATTTGCATTATGGAACAAAAAGTTTTACACTCATTTATTCTCGCCTGCGAAAAGTATTTCCTCTTCATGAAATGTATTCTCTTGGAGCGAGGCATGCTGTAGTGTTAATTTCCTGTAATAATCTTTCCCAGAAAAAATATGCCAGTTGGGAAAGAGCTCAGGACTTGCAGAAGAAATACAATTTTTATTACCCTCTTACGGAGTTATTTCGGAAGAGGGACAAACTTCCCGCCTTAAAGCCTTAA
- a CDS encoding PAS domain S-box protein, protein MTLNHSIFYLIIILNILSSSFSIFLAITAYRMKSNKIAFQFALLMSIFSIWALSKLASLFVFSLEIQIFLFHAVRSLTIFTPYMILLIITKYLKHSTKYLNILWILAASLSIFSLSRIFFGSTNHSYHIIYLYKIPILQFVPNLFSALYILFLYFCLFLTFAILLYNLFSSSQYFKKQLFYILIAISLPAINDLLFRFGISIIPGYHLTPEFFMIGNYFFAKALFEENFLNIIPVTRKVILNNIEEGIITVSPHDIIIESNQYCQYIFNLSISQIIGKPFFDVFQYYPEFIQLYKKAENGEIIVNTSEGIENYFIVKFSNVTDKNQKKIATIIILQNITERKNTENQLLNYSTELENMNIEKNKFFSIISHDLKSPLSGIIGISSIILEELENTNHEEIKEYSQMLHDSILKTFKLLENLLEWSRIQTGSIKFIPAPLAVKSLINESIELIKMSALKKHISIINEIMDDNLYIHADPNMFQTILRNILSNAVKFTKPKGQILVKAITLEEQDKIQFDIIDNGIGISEEEQETIFSISQKQSKLGTDMETGTGLGLILCKEFVQINRGELSIRSKVNEGTCVSFTLPRIRKQ, encoded by the coding sequence ATGACTCTAAATCACAGCATATTTTACCTGATAATTATTTTAAATATCTTATCTTCTTCGTTCTCCATTTTTTTAGCCATAACAGCTTATAGAATGAAGAGTAACAAAATAGCTTTCCAGTTCGCTTTATTAATGAGTATTTTCTCTATCTGGGCACTATCCAAACTCGCTTCTCTTTTTGTTTTTTCTTTAGAAATTCAGATTTTTCTTTTCCATGCAGTTCGTTCCTTAACTATTTTCACACCCTACATGATTCTTCTTATAATAACAAAGTATTTAAAGCATTCTACAAAATACTTAAATATTTTATGGATATTGGCTGCTTCATTATCAATATTCTCTTTGTCTCGAATTTTTTTTGGCTCTACAAATCATTCTTATCATATTATATATCTTTACAAGATTCCTATATTACAATTCGTACCCAATCTCTTTTCAGCTCTATACATCCTGTTTTTATATTTTTGCTTATTTTTAACATTCGCGATACTCCTATATAACCTATTCAGCAGTTCACAATATTTTAAAAAACAATTATTCTATATCTTGATAGCCATTAGCCTCCCGGCCATCAATGATTTACTATTTCGATTCGGTATTTCGATCATTCCCGGTTACCATTTAACTCCGGAATTTTTCATGATAGGAAATTACTTTTTCGCAAAAGCATTATTTGAGGAAAATTTTTTAAATATTATCCCGGTTACAAGGAAAGTAATTTTAAATAATATCGAAGAAGGTATCATAACCGTTTCCCCCCATGATATTATTATTGAGTCAAATCAGTATTGCCAGTACATATTTAATTTATCAATTTCTCAGATAATCGGAAAACCTTTTTTTGATGTATTTCAATACTATCCGGAATTTATCCAACTATACAAAAAAGCTGAGAATGGAGAAATTATAGTAAATACTTCAGAAGGAATAGAAAACTATTTTATAGTAAAATTCTCAAATGTAACCGATAAAAATCAAAAAAAAATAGCAACCATAATCATTCTACAAAATATTACAGAAAGGAAAAATACAGAAAATCAACTTCTAAATTACTCCACTGAATTAGAAAATATGAATATAGAAAAAAACAAATTTTTTTCTATTATCTCACATGATTTAAAAAGTCCTTTAAGCGGTATCATCGGAATATCAAGTATTATCTTAGAAGAACTTGAAAATACAAATCATGAGGAAATAAAGGAGTATTCCCAAATGCTTCATGATTCTATTCTAAAAACATTTAAACTCCTGGAAAATTTATTAGAATGGTCAAGAATCCAGACAGGTTCTATAAAATTTATACCTGCACCCCTTGCTGTAAAATCTCTCATAAATGAATCAATTGAATTAATCAAAATGTCTGCTTTAAAAAAGCATATTTCAATTATAAATGAAATAATGGATGATAATCTTTATATTCATGCAGATCCGAATATGTTCCAAACTATTCTGAGAAATATTCTTTCTAATGCTGTCAAATTTACAAAACCAAAGGGTCAAATTCTTGTTAAGGCAATAACTCTGGAAGAACAGGATAAAATTCAATTTGATATCATAGACAATGGCATTGGTATCAGCGAAGAAGAACAAGAAACGATCTTTTCTATCTCCCAAAAACAAAGTAAACTCGGAACAGATATGGAAACCGGAACCGGTCTGGGTTTAATTCTATGCAAGGAATTTGTCCAAATAAATCGGGGAGAATTATCTATTAGAAGTAAAGTTAATGAAGGAACCTGTGTCAGCTTTACCCTTCCTCGAATTCGTAAACAATAG
- a CDS encoding haloacid dehalogenase-like hydrolase, whose protein sequence is MKNSLIETFNQNAWTKENFDFLQDFIPANEGSLACFDFDNTLIKNDLGERVMLSLLDDGLEHFQGLFSSYFKEPKVADSFYKDRFKNPKAFTSFVFSEYERIRIEEGLERAYRWTSFIFSGWKEEDFRLYVKKVWDEQKELPKSEAALPFLEMKELIAFLLENSWDIYVLTASPEQAIQEAVYDFGISPQKVIGMRLVSNLEGDSTPGISEPYTYGKGKVEAIKKFIKKVPCLAFGDSINDFPMLTYARKAVLFDRGDENLKTECKKAGIYIQKPFY, encoded by the coding sequence ATGAAAAACTCCTTGATTGAAACTTTTAATCAGAACGCCTGGACTAAGGAAAACTTTGACTTCCTCCAGGATTTCATTCCGGCCAACGAGGGTTCTCTGGCCTGTTTTGACTTTGATAATACTTTAATTAAGAATGATCTGGGGGAAAGAGTCATGCTTTCCCTTCTGGATGATGGCTTAGAGCATTTTCAGGGTCTCTTTTCCTCTTATTTTAAAGAGCCAAAGGTAGCAGATAGTTTTTATAAGGATCGATTTAAGAACCCAAAAGCTTTTACATCCTTTGTTTTCTCTGAATACGAAAGAATTCGAATCGAAGAAGGGCTGGAAAGGGCATATCGCTGGACTTCCTTTATTTTTTCCGGATGGAAGGAAGAAGATTTCAGGCTCTATGTCAAAAAAGTCTGGGATGAACAAAAGGAGCTTCCAAAATCAGAAGCAGCTCTCCCTTTTCTGGAAATGAAAGAACTCATAGCTTTTCTATTAGAAAATTCCTGGGATATTTATGTGCTTACAGCTTCTCCGGAACAGGCTATACAGGAAGCGGTTTATGATTTTGGAATATCTCCCCAAAAGGTAATCGGAATGAGGTTGGTTTCAAACCTTGAAGGTGATTCCACGCCCGGAATCAGTGAACCTTATACGTACGGAAAGGGAAAAGTAGAAGCCATTAAGAAATTTATTAAAAAGGTTCCCTGCCTGGCCTTCGGAGACTCGATTAATGATTTTCCCATGCTTACCTATGCAAGAAAAGCTGTTTTATTTGATAGGGGAGACGAAAATCTAAAAACTGAGTGTAAAAAAGCAGGAATTTATATCCAAAAACCATTTTACTAA
- a CDS encoding Hsp20/alpha crystallin family protein: protein MRLKDLILWNKDNKELKENSRPLSLFDREFDRLMNGFFSDFHFPVERNETWGKTFQPSINIMENEAEIRIEAELPGLTEKDIEVNLEKNVLSISGEKRIEKKDEKENYRLIESSYGKFCRRIELPDGVNQEGIEAEFKGGLMTIRVPRIEVAKQDIKKIEVKKVE, encoded by the coding sequence ATGAGATTAAAAGATTTGATTCTTTGGAATAAGGATAATAAAGAACTAAAAGAAAATAGCAGACCTTTGAGCCTTTTTGACAGGGAGTTTGACCGTCTCATGAATGGCTTTTTTAGTGATTTTCATTTCCCGGTAGAACGAAATGAAACCTGGGGGAAAACATTTCAGCCAAGTATAAATATTATGGAAAATGAAGCGGAAATTCGTATTGAAGCTGAGCTTCCGGGTCTTACAGAAAAAGATATAGAAGTGAACCTCGAAAAAAATGTCCTGAGTATTAGCGGGGAAAAGAGGATTGAGAAAAAAGATGAGAAAGAAAACTACAGGCTAATTGAAAGCTCTTATGGAAAATTTTGCAGGAGAATTGAGCTTCCGGATGGAGTCAATCAAGAGGGGATAGAAGCTGAATTTAAGGGAGGTTTGATGACAATTCGGGTTCCAAGAATTGAAGTCGCAAAACAGGATATAAAAAAAATAGAAGTCAAAAAAGTGGAGTGA
- a CDS encoding S41 family peptidase codes for MSKRERLFWFLLSFLLFLSHFTIPDRVKAVSRETEMYLNIFHEALKFIRMDYVEEVKEADLFKGAIRGVLSSLGDPHSRFLDEDEFKEHKEETRGSYGGIGIEVTYRNGSILVISPIDGTPAKKAGILPGDRIVEIDGKQTRKMTIPDAIKIMRGKIGSSVKIKIKRKGHDELLDFSFVRKLIQIHYIKSEYISKQKIGYIRLTQFMGFENTLEEFQKTLHSLLKKGARSFIIDLRMNPGGLLQMATEISDLFLPEGKVIVSVRGRGGKLIQVSKSSSGDKTLEKIPLLVLIDKGSASASEIFAGAIKDNKRGLILGEKSFGKGSVQNIYSLPHDTGLALTIQKYYTPSEKSIHGIGIQPDVVVESLKPRDFEKKALIKLFKSSFIETFVKKHPDGYNRKNRQRFLKELNRMSIHLSREIALSLLKKEYNLNHETVFDLEFDPQLRKAIQILGKKK; via the coding sequence ATGAGTAAAAGAGAACGATTATTCTGGTTTTTGCTTAGTTTCCTTCTTTTTCTCTCTCACTTTACTATTCCGGATAGAGTAAAAGCAGTTTCCAGGGAAACAGAAATGTATCTCAATATTTTCCATGAAGCCTTAAAATTTATTCGAATGGATTATGTTGAGGAGGTAAAAGAAGCAGATCTTTTTAAAGGGGCTATTCGGGGAGTATTAAGCAGTCTCGGAGATCCACACAGTAGGTTTTTAGATGAAGATGAGTTTAAAGAACATAAAGAAGAGACTCGTGGAAGTTATGGTGGGATCGGAATAGAAGTTACCTATAGAAATGGAAGTATTCTTGTTATTTCGCCTATCGATGGAACTCCGGCCAAGAAAGCCGGAATTCTACCCGGTGATAGAATCGTAGAAATCGATGGAAAACAGACCAGGAAAATGACTATTCCGGATGCTATCAAGATAATGAGAGGAAAAATTGGAAGTTCTGTAAAAATCAAAATCAAACGGAAAGGACACGATGAGCTTCTTGACTTTAGCTTTGTTCGCAAACTTATCCAGATTCATTACATTAAATCTGAGTATATTTCTAAACAGAAGATAGGTTATATTCGTCTGACTCAATTTATGGGATTTGAGAATACCCTTGAGGAATTTCAAAAGACACTTCATTCCCTGTTAAAGAAAGGAGCAAGAAGTTTTATTATTGATCTCAGGATGAATCCGGGAGGCCTGCTTCAGATGGCAACCGAAATATCTGATTTATTTTTGCCTGAAGGAAAAGTAATTGTTTCTGTTAGAGGAAGAGGAGGTAAGTTAATCCAGGTATCTAAATCCAGTTCCGGAGATAAGACTCTTGAAAAAATTCCTCTTCTGGTACTAATTGATAAAGGTTCAGCCAGTGCATCGGAAATTTTCGCGGGTGCTATAAAAGATAATAAACGGGGACTTATTCTGGGTGAGAAATCTTTTGGTAAAGGCTCTGTTCAGAATATTTATAGTTTGCCTCATGATACGGGTCTTGCGCTTACTATCCAAAAATATTATACTCCCAGTGAAAAGTCGATTCATGGAATTGGCATTCAACCCGATGTTGTAGTCGAATCTTTAAAACCGAGGGATTTTGAAAAAAAAGCCCTGATCAAGTTATTCAAAAGTTCCTTTATTGAAACTTTTGTAAAAAAACATCCTGATGGATACAATAGGAAGAATCGACAGAGGTTTTTAAAAGAGCTGAATCGAATGTCCATCCACCTCTCTCGTGAAATTGCCCTGTCCTTACTGAAAAAAGAGTATAATTTAAACCATGAAACTGTGTTTGATCTGGAGTTCGATCCACAACTTCGTAAAGCCATACAGATTCTGGGAAAGAAAAAATGA
- a CDS encoding transposase yields MPAKNELHARVDLSADGLYQAIREEFSKIPDHRVNPSISLTDALMSAFAIFSQKNASLLEFEREKVKNKNLQSIYKIQEIPSDTQMREIVDEVSTGAFRKIYKNLFSKLQRGKVLESYRVLDDYYILSGDGTGFFSSGKIHCKSCLVKNKKSETLYQHMMYGACIVHPDKKEVIPLMFEPITNEDGKTKNDCELNASKRFIEDFRREHPHLKTIFVEDSLFSNAPHIELLKEKNLSFIIGAKEKNHKHLYNQLDKLQELKKTEQFCIEKDRFSHYFSFTNQISLNETSELKVNVLEYKQVDKKEHMIAFSWVTDIEITKENAYELMRIARARWKIENETFNTLKNQGYHFEHNYGHGSKNLSNNFATLMILAFLVDQIQQSSCALFRKALGTFHAKRLFWQKIRNLFEIFEFSSMEQLFQAIAYGFKANISIGENSS; encoded by the coding sequence ATGCCAGCCAAAAACGAGTTACACGCACGGGTAGATTTATCAGCAGATGGACTTTATCAAGCAATTCGGGAGGAATTTTCTAAAATTCCAGACCACAGGGTCAATCCTTCGATTTCTCTAACAGATGCTTTAATGTCAGCCTTTGCTATCTTTTCTCAAAAGAACGCATCACTTCTTGAGTTTGAAAGAGAAAAAGTGAAGAATAAAAATCTTCAAAGTATATACAAGATTCAAGAGATACCCTCTGACACTCAAATGAGAGAAATTGTTGATGAAGTTTCAACAGGAGCTTTCAGGAAAATATATAAAAACCTTTTTTCAAAACTTCAGCGTGGCAAGGTTCTCGAATCTTATCGTGTCCTTGATGATTATTATATTCTTTCCGGGGACGGAACCGGATTCTTCTCTTCAGGAAAAATTCATTGTAAATCCTGTCTTGTAAAGAATAAGAAAAGTGAAACTCTCTACCAGCATATGATGTATGGTGCCTGTATTGTGCATCCGGATAAGAAAGAAGTTATCCCTCTTATGTTTGAACCTATTACAAACGAAGATGGGAAAACAAAAAATGACTGTGAGTTAAACGCCTCTAAACGATTTATTGAAGATTTTAGAAGAGAGCATCCTCATTTAAAAACAATATTTGTAGAGGATTCTCTGTTTTCAAATGCTCCCCACATTGAATTACTGAAAGAGAAGAATCTATCCTTTATCATAGGTGCAAAAGAAAAAAATCACAAACACCTTTACAATCAACTTGATAAGCTACAGGAATTAAAAAAGACAGAGCAATTCTGTATAGAGAAAGATAGATTTTCTCATTACTTTTCTTTTACAAACCAAATTTCTTTAAATGAGACTTCAGAACTCAAAGTCAATGTTCTTGAGTATAAGCAGGTTGATAAAAAAGAGCATATGATTGCTTTTAGCTGGGTTACAGATATTGAAATTACAAAAGAAAATGCTTATGAATTGATGCGAATCGCGAGAGCACGATGGAAGATAGAAAATGAAACCTTCAATACTCTGAAAAATCAGGGTTATCACTTTGAACACAATTATGGACATGGCAGTAAGAATTTGTCTAATAACTTTGCAACTCTTATGATACTTGCTTTTCTTGTAGATCAGATCCAACAATCAAGCTGTGCATTATTTCGAAAAGCACTTGGAACTTTTCATGCAAAAAGATTGTTCTGGCAAAAGATAAGAAACTTGTTTGAAATATTTGAATTTTCATCTATGGAGCAACTATTCCAGGCTATTGCTTATGGATTTAAAGCAAATATTTCTATAGGAGAAAATTCATCATAG
- a CDS encoding M23 family metallopeptidase, which yields MLKLVILLIPILFLFQTSIFSNSYNKQIARLDNEYIQTYKGRDGRWVQPYYLTSSFKTVMKRFGTSEKEVKQINEIPEDGHLPLRGAIFFPFSRDYMKKLFNQGKGRKMIESDVRELIWPIGTSSRYVSITSRLGMRNLGKLAMHKGIDIACKRGTPILAANDGIVEIAGENGNFGLAVLIQHKFNNLKTLYAHASSLVVKKGDFVKKGQIIALVGNTGHSTGHHLHFEVRYRDIVLNPEHYFTPPGQEYDEKVVMHEKLLD from the coding sequence ATGCTAAAATTAGTAATTTTACTTATTCCCATTCTATTCTTGTTTCAAACCTCCATTTTTTCTAATTCCTATAATAAACAGATTGCCAGGCTCGACAACGAATACATCCAGACTTATAAAGGTCGGGATGGTAGATGGGTTCAGCCCTATTACCTGACTTCTTCTTTTAAAACCGTAATGAAACGCTTCGGAACGAGTGAAAAAGAAGTAAAACAAATCAATGAAATACCGGAAGATGGGCATTTACCTCTACGGGGTGCCATTTTCTTTCCTTTCTCCCGAGACTATATGAAGAAACTATTTAATCAGGGAAAGGGAAGAAAAATGATAGAGTCCGATGTAAGAGAACTCATCTGGCCGATAGGCACGAGTTCCCGTTATGTTTCCATTACTTCGAGACTCGGAATGCGTAACCTCGGAAAATTAGCTATGCACAAAGGTATTGACATTGCCTGCAAAAGAGGAACTCCCATTCTTGCTGCCAATGATGGAATCGTCGAAATAGCAGGTGAGAATGGTAATTTTGGGCTTGCCGTGTTAATACAGCATAAATTCAATAACTTAAAAACACTCTATGCTCATGCTTCTTCCCTGGTGGTTAAAAAAGGTGACTTTGTAAAAAAAGGCCAGATTATTGCTCTGGTTGGAAATACCGGTCACTCGACTGGACATCACCTGCACTTTGAAGTTCGCTATAGAGATATTGTTTTAAACCCGGAACACTATTTTACACCTCCGGGACAGGAATACGATGAGAAAGTAGTAATGCATGAAAAACTCCTTGATTGA
- the lexA gene encoding transcriptional repressor LexA, giving the protein MKELTQKQELVLKFITRIIRDRGFPPTIREIGDEFQITAKGAYDHLKAIEKKGYIRTSKNQSRAIELIRHSAEEPLPVRASSIPLVGRVAAGLPILAEENIEDYIPVPENLNKKGTLYALRVVGDSMQDEGILDGDIAIIQKKEVARSGEIVVAMIENEATLKYYYKDTDHVRLEPRNSKYKPIKTKKATVLGKLIGLYRIY; this is encoded by the coding sequence ATGAAAGAACTAACACAAAAACAGGAATTGGTTTTAAAATTTATCACTCGAATTATTAGAGATAGGGGTTTTCCACCTACAATCCGCGAGATTGGTGATGAGTTTCAAATCACAGCAAAGGGTGCCTACGATCATTTAAAGGCGATTGAGAAAAAAGGTTATATCCGAACTTCTAAAAATCAATCCAGGGCTATAGAGCTCATTCGGCACAGTGCAGAAGAGCCTCTTCCGGTTCGGGCTTCCAGTATTCCGCTGGTTGGCCGTGTAGCAGCCGGTTTACCCATTTTAGCCGAAGAAAATATTGAAGATTACATCCCTGTACCTGAAAATTTAAATAAAAAAGGTACCCTGTATGCACTGAGAGTGGTTGGAGATTCTATGCAGGATGAGGGAATTTTAGATGGGGATATTGCCATTATTCAAAAAAAAGAAGTGGCCAGGAGTGGGGAAATTGTAGTAGCTATGATTGAAAACGAAGCCACATTAAAATACTACTATAAAGATACAGATCATGTTCGTCTCGAACCCCGTAACTCGAAGTATAAACCCATTAAAACGAAAAAAGCAACAGTTCTTGGAAAACTTATTGGCCTTTACAGAATATACTAA